In Palaemon carinicauda isolate YSFRI2023 chromosome 21, ASM3689809v2, whole genome shotgun sequence, the following proteins share a genomic window:
- the LOC137615169 gene encoding antifreeze protein Maxi-like has translation MKYLVLLSLAAMCCARPQVVFLVPGTDQQAGAVQPSITQEHISALQRSIGPILQQIQSGAFQNLQPVGHFAPVHQAPGAAAPGFAPVHQAPGFAPVHQAPVAAAPGFVAAPGFAAEPVASNTIETGANAAAASAGSNTEFAVATNTAGSAAAADASPAQTATAEAAEAEAAAAAAAEAEAAAAAAAEAEAAAAEAAEAEAAAAEAEAAELEAAEAAEAEAAEAEAAEAEAAEAEAAEAEAAEAEAGAA, from the exons ATGAAATACTTG GTTCTCCTTAGTCTGGCAGCCATGTGCTGCGCCCGGCCTCAGGTTGTCTTCCTGGTTCCAGGGACAGACCAGCAGGCCGGAGCCGTCCAGCCCTCCATAACGCAAGAACACATCTCGGCTCTCCAGAGAAGCATCGGGCCAATCTTGCAGCAAATTCAATCTGGAGCTTTCCAGAACCTCCAGCCAGTCGGTCATTTCGCTCCAGTTCATCAGGCTCCCGGAGCTGCTGCCCCTGGATTCGCTCCAGTTCACCAGGCCCCTGGATTCGCTCCAGTTCACCAGGCTCCTGTAGCTGCTGCCCCTGGATTTGTTGCCGCCCCTGGATTTGCTGCTGAACCTGTGGCTTCCAACACCATTGAAACTGGAGCAAACGCTGCTGCTGCCTCTGCCGGTTCAAATACTGAGTTTGCTGTTGCTACAAACACTGctggttcagctgctgctgctgacgcATCACCAGCCCAAACTGCTACAGCTGAAGCTGCTGAAGCAGAAGCAGCAGCCGCCGCAGCTGCTGAAGCCGAGGCTGCCGCTGCTGCAGCTGCTGAAGCCGAGGCTGCAGCTGCTGAAGCTGCTGAAGCCGAGGCTGCAGCTGCTGAAGCTGAGGCTGCCGAACTCGAGGCAGCTGAGGCTGCTGAAGCTGAAGCCGCTGAAGCTGAAGCCGCTGAAGCTGAAGCCGCTGAAGCTGAGGCTGCTGAAGCTGAAGCTGCTGAAGCCGAAGCTGGTGCTGCATAG